Proteins encoded within one genomic window of Sebastes fasciatus isolate fSebFas1 chromosome 18, fSebFas1.pri, whole genome shotgun sequence:
- the LOC141756674 gene encoding transcription factor 23-like isoform X2 — protein sequence MAVNPLEGLMSVAAKHQLVSSSTAEPPRHQPRAAGSPASLHGHGQGTRRKWSVCGSRSNSGSGCESAEPCRTLRGQHSPENAARERSRVRNLRQAFHSLQAALPSVPPDTKLSKLDVLVLATNYIAYLTETLDQGGTLAEHTLPPRPGGYLHPVKKWPMRSLLYCGGVEGLLSGVPANQMPPPGRDGTHPLTSTLEADKE from the exons ATGGCGGTGAATCCTCTGGAAGGTCTCATGTCGGTTGCAGCGAAGCACCAGCTGGTCTCCAGCTCCACGGCCGAGCCGCCGAGGCACCAGCCCCGAGCGGCCGGCAGCCCGGCATCCCTGCACGGACACGGGCAGGGCACACGCAGGAAGTGG TCTGTGTGTGGGTCCAGGTCTAACTCTGGTTCTGGTTGTGAGTCTGCGGAGCCGTGCAGGACGCTGAGGGGTCAGCACTCCCCAGAAAACGCAGCGCGAGAGAGGAGCCGCGTACGCAACCTACGACAGGCCTTCCACAGCCTGCAG GCTGCTCTGCCCTCAGTCCCACCAGACACCAAGCTGTCCAAGCTGGATGTCCTGGTTCTGGCTACTAACTACATAGCTTACCTGACAGAGACGCTGGACCAGGGAGGGACGCTGGCTGAGCACACGCTGCCCCCCAGGCCGGGTGGATACCTGCATCCTGTTAAG aaGTGGCCCATGCGTTCCCTGCTCTACTGTGGCGGTGTGGAAGGGCTGCTGTCAGGAGTCCcagccaatcagatgcctccacCTGGACGGGACGGGACACACCCACTGACCTCCACCTTAGAAGCAGACAAAGAGTGA
- the LOC141756674 gene encoding transcription factor 23-like isoform X1, producing MAVNPLEGLMSVAAKHQLVSSSTAEPPRHQPRAAGSPASLHGHGQGTRRKWVQSVCGSRSNSGSGCESAEPCRTLRGQHSPENAARERSRVRNLRQAFHSLQAALPSVPPDTKLSKLDVLVLATNYIAYLTETLDQGGTLAEHTLPPRPGGYLHPVKKWPMRSLLYCGGVEGLLSGVPANQMPPPGRDGTHPLTSTLEADKE from the exons ATGGCGGTGAATCCTCTGGAAGGTCTCATGTCGGTTGCAGCGAAGCACCAGCTGGTCTCCAGCTCCACGGCCGAGCCGCCGAGGCACCAGCCCCGAGCGGCCGGCAGCCCGGCATCCCTGCACGGACACGGGCAGGGCACACGCAGGAAGTGG GTGCAGTCTGTGTGTGGGTCCAGGTCTAACTCTGGTTCTGGTTGTGAGTCTGCGGAGCCGTGCAGGACGCTGAGGGGTCAGCACTCCCCAGAAAACGCAGCGCGAGAGAGGAGCCGCGTACGCAACCTACGACAGGCCTTCCACAGCCTGCAG GCTGCTCTGCCCTCAGTCCCACCAGACACCAAGCTGTCCAAGCTGGATGTCCTGGTTCTGGCTACTAACTACATAGCTTACCTGACAGAGACGCTGGACCAGGGAGGGACGCTGGCTGAGCACACGCTGCCCCCCAGGCCGGGTGGATACCTGCATCCTGTTAAG aaGTGGCCCATGCGTTCCCTGCTCTACTGTGGCGGTGTGGAAGGGCTGCTGTCAGGAGTCCcagccaatcagatgcctccacCTGGACGGGACGGGACACACCCACTGACCTCCACCTTAGAAGCAGACAAAGAGTGA